A region from the Perca fluviatilis chromosome 16, GENO_Pfluv_1.0, whole genome shotgun sequence genome encodes:
- the smyd4 gene encoding SET and MYND domain-containing protein 4, whose translation MMDLPCVQWQDHVAHKWTRLDPELKEKFTSLLEIYDVFKCALTLTTQDDLDFVQSISAGYSVEKDAEQAAKCRERGNSSFKTRDYTAATLHYSQGICFAPLSSEQLSLCYANRSAALYHLQHYQESLDDIDRAIKNSYPSHLLHKLEDRHTQCLKHLSVGQKAKEDQPNPASKNHKDPDRVKRASVDPLTIGIHPKAAVGFSPEKGRHLVAAERIAAGEVILHDRPYSCVLIPGMEELKEKGAERAELFGVEHRRCHRCLIETLCPVPCEGCSYSRYCSTSCQRDAWEEHHRWECPLGAHLMVMGVMSQLALRVTLKAGLKNIQMAMDPVTDEHTSCLNRESSDSSYYGDSYSTVFHLQHHLDHHSPGVRFLCAVTIAALYLKLSKAGSPPASWDLSRPLRAKSQSSDEEGGIADWNLELWLLGSAVLRHMLQLRCNAQAILMLQDTGAANSPVQSSREMCIATAVFPTLSLLNHSCCPNTSLVFSTGTSLSADFSETVPEYRSTARGVTVTVRAAKVISPGQEILHCYGPHNRRMATQERQRLLQEQYYFLCQCEACTLQQEGGSEGRQQRSGVGGSPQSGLLCGKCKGSLKKSSEARGIGFICSQSSCGHRMSSSEVSHNLHEIRVNLEKAVDLMERERPDEALTLLRRTQSQSGLILAETHPVQGELADATARAYASMGDWNNAASHLERSAAAIGSQYGEDSIELGRQLFKLAQLHFNGGARGLALSVIPKVRELLCLHRGPDCHELQELRAMEDCLQG comes from the exons ATGATGGATCTTCCGTGCGTCCAGTGGCAAGATCATGTTGCACATAAATGGACGAGACTCGACCCCGAGCTAAAGGAAAAGTTTACATCCCTGCTTGAAATATATGATGTTTTCAAATGTGCCCTAACTCTGACAAC CCAAGATGATCTGGACTTCGTGCAGTCAATCTCTGCAGGATACTCTGTAGAGAAGGATGCAGAGCAAGCAGCCAAATGCAGGGAGAGGGGCAACTCTAGTTTTAAGACCAGAGACTATACTGCAGCCACTCTGCACTATTCACAG GGAATATGTTTTGCTCCTCTAAGTTCGGAGCAGCTGTCTCTGTGCTATGCCAACCGCTCTGCTGCGCTCTACCATCTGCAACACTACCAG GAATCCCTGGATGACATTGACAGAGCTATAAAGAACAGCTATCCCTCTCATCTTTTACACAAACTAGAGGACCGTCACACACAATGCCTCAAGCACCTCTCTGTAGGTCAAAAGGCAAAAGAGGATCAACCCAATCCTGCCTCAAAGAATCATAAAGATCCAGACAGAGTAAAAAGGGCATCTGTTGATCCTCTTACAATTGGGATTCACCCTAAAGCTGCTGTTGGCTTCAGCCCTGAGAAAGGTCGACACCTTGTGGCTGCAGAGAGAATAGCAGCTGGGGAGGTGATCCTTCATGACAGACCATACAGCTGTGTCCTTATACCAGGGATGGAGGAGTTGAAAGAGAAGGGCGCAGAGAGAGCAGAGTTGTTTGGAGTGGAGCACAGGCGCTGTCACAGGTGTTTGATTGAAACACTGTGTCCTGTGCCATGTGAGGGGTGCAGCTACAGCCGATACTGTTCAACTTCCTGTCAGCGAGACGCCTGGGAGGAACATCACCGCTGGGAGTGTCCACTGGGAGCACATCTGATGGTGATGGGTGTGATGTCACAGCTCGCTTTGAGGGTAACACTAAAAGCGGGGTTAAAAAACATCCAAATGGCCATGGATCCAGTCACAGACGAGCACACAAGCTGTCTAAACAGAGAGTCCAGTGATTCTTCATACTACGGTGACTCTTACTCAACCGTGTTTCACTTACAGCACCACCTGGATCACCACAGCCCTGGTGTTCGTTTCCTCTGTGCAGTTACCATAGCAGCACTCTACCTAAAGCTCAGCAAGGCAGGATCTCCACCTGCATCTTGGGACCTTAGTAGACCCTTAAGGGCAAAGAGCCAATCATCAGATGAGGAGGGAGGTATCGCAGATTGGAACTTGGAGCTGTGGCTGCTGGGAAGTGCAGTTCTGAGGCACATGCTGCAGCTGAGGTGTAATGCGCAGGCAATCCTCATGCTGCAAGATACAG GAGCAGCAAACTCACCAGTGCAGTCCAGCAGGGAAATGTGTATTGCTACGGCAGTCTTCCCAAcgcttagtcttctgaatcacTCCTGCTGTCCCAACACCAGTCTGGTGTTCAGCACTGGAACCAGCCTGTCTGCAGACTTCAGTGAGACTGTGCCTGAGTACAGAAGCACAGCACGGGGAGTAACTGTGACTGTCAGAGCAGCCAAAGTTATCAGTCCGGGACAAGAGATCCTGCACTGCTATG GTCCTCACAACCGTAGGATGGCAACCCAAGAACGCCAGCGTCTCCTGCAGGAACAGTACTATTTCCTGTGTCAGTGTGAGGCCTGCACCCTGCAGCAGGAGGGTGGTTCAGAGGGCAGACAGCAGCGGTCGGGGGTTGGAGGTAGTCCACAGTCTGGACTTCTGTGTGGCAAGTGCAAAGGATCTCTCAAA AAAAGCAGCGAGGCCAGAGGAATAGGATTTATATGTTCGCAGTCATCCTGTGGTCATCGAATGTCTTCATCTGAAGTGAGCCACAATCTGCATGAGATCAGGGTCAACCTGGAGAAGGCTGTGGACCTcatggaaagagagaggccAG ATGAGGCTCTGACACTGTTGAGACGGACCCAGAGTCAGTCTGGACTGATCCTTGCAGAGACACACCCAGTACAGGGGGAGCTGGCAGATGCCACGGCCAGAGCATATGCTTCAATGG GTGACTGGAACAATGCAGCCTCCCATCTGGAGAGAAGTGCTGCAGCTATTGGCTCCCAGTACGGGGAAGACAGTATTGAATTGGGTCGACAACTCTTCAAATTAGCTCAGCTACACTTCAATGG TGGTGCCAGAGGCCTGGCTCTCTCTGTCATCCCCAAAGTCAGAGAACTCCTCTGCCTTCACAGAGGCCCTGACTGTCACGAATTACAGGAGCTGCGAGCTATGGAGGACTGTCTACAAGGGTAG